From Pyxicephalus adspersus chromosome 7, UCB_Pads_2.0, whole genome shotgun sequence, a single genomic window includes:
- the MED9 gene encoding mediator of RNA polymerase II transcription subunit 9: MATGGPARPGDEPEEEEEEEEPTEEEEEDYTFLPLVHDIIKCMDKDSQDVCHELNELKNKFQALRKQINNMPGIDMTPEQQQQHLQSLRVQVQTKNELLQKYKSLCMFEIPKD; this comes from the exons ATGGCTACGGGAGGCCCGGCAAGACCGGGAGACGAAccggaggaggaagaagaggaggaagaacccaccgaagaggaggaggaagattaTACCTTCTTGCCGCTAGTTCACGACATTATCAAATG cATGGACAAAGACAGTCAAGATGTTTGCCATGAGCTTAACGAGCTGAAGAACAAGTTCCAGGCCTTGAGGAAGCAGATCAACAACATGCCAGGGATCGACATGACCCCCGAACAGCAACAGCAGCACCTTCAGAGCCTGCGAGTTCAGGTACAGACCAAGAACGAGCTTCTTCAGAAGTACAAGAGCCTGTGCATGTTCGAGATCCCCAAGGATTAG
- the RASD1 gene encoding dexamethasone-induced Ras-related protein 1, whose amino-acid sequence RSFIPGDVFILVFSLDNRDSFEEVQRLKQQIMETKSCLKNKTKENIEVPLVICGNKGDRDFYREVQPKEIEQLVGTDSNCSYFEVSAKKNSKLDEMFQALFTMAKLPSEMSPDLHRKVSVQYCEILHKKALKGKKVKEDGDAYGIVAPFARRPSIHSDLMYIREKAIGGGQSKDKERCVIS is encoded by the coding sequence CGCTCCTTTATTCCAGGTGATGTCTTTATCTTGGTCTTCAGTCTGGACAATCGTGATTCCTTCGAGGAGGTCCAGCGCCTGAAGCAGCAGATTATGGAGACCAAGTCCTGCTTGAAGAACAAGACCAAGGAAAATATTGAAGTCCCCTTGGTGATTTGTGGCAACAAGGGAGACAGAGACTTCTACAGAGAGGTCCAACCCAAAGAGATCGAACAGTTGGTTGGAACGGACAGTAACTGCTCCTACTTTGAGGTCTCAGCCAAGAAGAACTCCAAATTGGATGAGATGTTCCAAGCTTTGTTCACCATGGCTAAGCTCCCCAGCGAGATGAGCCCTGATCTCCACCGTAAGGTCTCTGTCCAATATTGTGAGATCTTGCACAAAAAAGCCCTGAAGGGAAAGAAGGTCAAGGAGGACGGAGACGCCTACGGGATTGTTGCCCCTTTTGCCCGTAGACCCAGCATCCACAGTGACTTAATGTATATTCGAGAGAAAGCAATTGGAGGTGGACAGAGCAAAGACAAAGAAAGATGCGTCATTAGCTAG